The nucleotide window CGATAAATACGTTCGTATTAAGCTTCGTTATGGAAAAGGGATCGACGGACAAGTGATGAGCAGTTGCAGTGCAATGGAAATCAACCATTTTCCCGATAACGCACACGGCAAAGTGACAGACTACCCTATTATGTTGGCAGAAAAGCTGGTGTCGGCTTTTTCCGTCCCTATATTAAAAGACGGGAGGCCGGCAGGTGTCTTGCTCGCCGGTTACCGGACGGTTCATGACTTCCATGCAGCGGAAAAAAAGAAAGTGAAGCAAGCAGCTTTTGCCGTTTCAGAGGAGGTTTTCAAGCATGGACAGCCGGGATAAAAAAACGGAACCGGAAGCAACCATCGTCATCGATGCCTTATCAACGATCCAATCGATTAATCCGGAAGCACTACGTTTTTTCAGCCGTTCTGACGAAGATTTAGAGGGTCAACCCATTCAAATGCTAATACCGGAATTGAAGCTTCATTGTCTCGGGGAAGATCGATCCGCGCTTCAGTTTGGAGAAAGTAGTACGGGTGAGCGTGTGCCTCTTTTTCTTCGCAAACATTCATTTATGCTGAAAGAGGAAAGCTATTCGCTTTTAATTTTACAACATAGCCAAAACTATCCCGTGTTCGACACAGATCCGGAGAAAATATTCAAGGAACTTCTGGATACGAAGTTCGCCCTTGATAAATCAACGATATTGGCGATTACTGATCAAAAAGGGATCATTCAATACGTGAACAAAAAGTTTTGTGAAGTCTCCCAGTATTCACAGGAGGAATTGATTGGCCAAGACCATCGCGTCGTGAATTCCGGCTATCATTCAAAAGATTTTATCCGTAATCTCTGGCGTACGATCGCAAAGGGCCGTGTTTGGACCGGAGAATTAAGAAACAAGGGAAAAGACGGCAGTTTTTACTGGGTCGACTCCACAATCGTCCCTTTTTTAAATGAAAAAGGGAAACCATACCAATATCTGGCCATACGTTTTGAGATTACGGAACGAAAACGGGTGGAGGAAGAGTTGCAACAAACGATGATGAAAATCATGGACGTCCAAGAAGAAGAACGGCGTAAACTCTCCATGGGATTGCATGATGGCATCGGACAAAATTTATATAGCCATCTTATTACGATCAATCGACTGCATGCCGCGGCAGACCATCCGCTTATTGATCAGTTGCGCGATGAAGCCTCGGCGCTCATTGAAGAGGTGCGGGAGATTTCGTGGGAGCTCCGTCCGTCCGTGCTCGATGACCTTGGTCTCGTCTCCGCCCTTCGTTCGTTTTTTAATCGTTACAGGGAACATTACAACATCCATATTTCTTTCGATTATTCGCTGAACCGGCGTTTGCCCGGACGTGTTGAAACGGCGATTTACCGAATGATCCAGGAATCAATAACCAATATCCGGAAATATGCAAAGGTAGATGAGGCATCTGTCAAAGTAACCGAGGATGACGAATGTATTCAGATCAAGGTTGAAGACCATGGCATTGGCTTTGAAAAATGCCACGCTCGCACCGGTGTCGGATTGGTGAGCATGGAAGAAAGGGCTAAATCCGTAAATGGAGCGTTGCGCCTTACGACGGCACCGGGGATGGGCACAACGGTTGAGTTGCAAGTGCCGTTGACACAAATGAGCACGGCAGAAATGTTATAGGGGGACTGCCGATGAATGTAAAAAATATCCATGATGCTAAAATATACGATGAGCATCGATTGGGAAAGCAAACGCTGTTTGAAGCCGGCAAAAGCAAGGCAATCCTTTTTACCTTCATGCCGGGACAAGAACTTCCTGCTCACGGGCATCCTCATGCCCAGGCGTATCTCCTCATTCTTGAGGGCAACGGTATCTGTCAGATTGATGAAACAGAACATGCCATCCGGACAGGCGACGCGCTTCATTGCGATAAAACACAGACGATTCGCCTTGAAAATACCGGAGACGAGGCAATGAGTGTGTACGTTGTACTGGCACGGGAGCCGGAAATGGAGAGATAAGTGCGCCGTTACGCATGCCCTCGGATTTTCGTTTGGATCCGAGGGCTACATTGGAGTGGCGATTAGTCATATCCCATTTGAACCTTTACTTCATCTAATGGATAATCAAATCAAACAGTTGACGTTTGATTTGATAGCGGTCATTGGCGTTCTTTTCGTATTTACCGGCTAATGCAACGAGAGGAAAAGGATTACTTGACTTTAGCAATTTTTCTTCATCTTGGTCCCAAACCCAACATGAGCTAAAGACACACCTGGCTCCGAGTCCGCAGATCCCGATTCTGAAGACTCATCATGCCCCAAAGCAGCTCTTTGAGTCCGCAGATCCCGATTCTGAGGACTCATCATGCCCCAAAGCAGCTCTTTGAGTCCGCAGATCCCGATTCTGAAGACTCATCATGCCCCAAAGCAGCTCTTTGAGTCTGCAGATCCTGATCCTGAGGACTCATCATGCCCCAAAGTACCCTTTTGAGTCCGCAGATCCCGATTCTGAAGACTCATCATGCCCCAAAGCACCCTTTTGAGTCCGCAGATCCCGATTCTGAAGACTCATCATGCCCCAAAGCACCCTTTTGAGTCCGCAGATCCCGATTCTGAGGACTCATCATGCCCCAAAGCAGCTCTTTGAGTCCGCAGATCCCGATTCTGAGGACTCATCATGCCCCAAAGCACCCTTTTGAGTCCGCAGATCCCGATTCTGAAGACTCATCAGGCCCCAAAGCAGCTCTTTGAGTCCGCAGATCCTGATTCTGAAGACTCATCAGGCCCCAAAGCAGCTCTTTGAGTCCACAGACCCCAGATTCTGAAGACATTATACTAAACTCATGGTCGTCTCAGAGGAGGCGGATCCCCATTTAGATAGAAAAAGTATTTTTTATACAAAACACCGTGGGTCTTTCCGTCGATTCAACATTGGCTTTGCCCGAGTGAGTCTTCCATACATACGCGCAAACTTGTTTGCTGCTCCCCTTTCTACACTTATCCGTATAAGCCCTTTGCGGACATTTTAGAGCTCGTCCCCTTGTGATTGTCGGTAAATTTTTCTAACAGTCAGCGATGAACCATGTCTTTTCAAAATGCGATCACTTATTTCCCCCTTGCTTATCTAGATTTTCTCCACAGTTTAAAAGCCTGCCATCTCTCCCGTCTTTAAGATGAACTTTCACGAGTTTGTCCGAATACTTCGTACTCTTTTTTACCAGAAAAGTACGTTTGAATTCCTGTTCCCGTGCGTAATTAAATGAATGATCGTATAGCAATTGGTACAAGTCATATTTAGGGAATGCTGAACAACTTGCAGTTATCAGCTGAAGCCGGGATGCCGCTTCCATGGCTTCGCTTTCCGCGGACGAACGGTCAAGCCTCTTCACGCACAACCGGCGCTGCAGGGGCTTGACGCGTCCGTTTTTCCGCTGGAGTCTCGCCATTGCAGCACCGTCCCTCCGTACGTTGCCAGAAGCGCAAGGGTTTTTTTGTTTATAGGATGGATTTCCTTGCATCCAGCTTCGACAATACCAACGGAAAATGCTTATGTGCAGTCTTTTTCCGTTATTCAGCAGTCCCTATTTATCATAGCACATTGTTTGTTTTTATTGAGCAAAAGGGGTCCCATTTCTCGCCTATAGAGGAGACAGTTTACTCGCCAAAAAAGAATAAATTGACCGCACCGAGCCAAAATTAATGAAGGTAAGGATCATGTCATGTGATCTTTTTAAATAAAATCACCTGGAGGCGTTCCGATGAGCGAAGTTATTCGTCCTGAAGTTGAAGCTAATGATCATGCGGTTGCTGAGGAAGTGAGCGAGCTAAAACAACAGATGAAGCAAATGCAACAGCAACAAAATCAACAATCGTCCGGTCAGCAATCATCCGGGCAACAGCAACCTTCCAACCAACAGTTGGATTCATTGGTCCAGCAGCTACAACAGTTCAGTGACCAAACAACACAACAGAGCCAGCAGGCGGATCAACAACTTCAGCAGTCCATGCAGCAAGCGGTGGACATTCTTAGCCAGGGGTTGCAAACCGTGCAATCCAATCAAGCTTTAAGCCAGGTGAATCAGGCTTTGAAGCAGGCGGAACAACAACTTGACCAAATCAGCCAACAGTCCCAGCAACAGCAACAACAACAGCAACAAAACCAGCAAAATCAAATGGGGCAACAAAATTCTCAAGGAATGCAAGGGCAACAGCAAGGTTCGCAGGGATCCCAGGCTTCTCAAGGATCGCAAGGAATGCAAGGGTCTCAATTCCAATAACGCCTTCCCATGGCCATATAACGCCGCTTTGGCGTTATATGGTCCTTTTGCGTTAACATGGATGAAGAGAGGGAGTGGGAGAATGAAG belongs to Salicibibacter cibi and includes:
- a CDS encoding PAS domain-containing sensor histidine kinase, whose protein sequence is MDSRDKKTEPEATIVIDALSTIQSINPEALRFFSRSDEDLEGQPIQMLIPELKLHCLGEDRSALQFGESSTGERVPLFLRKHSFMLKEESYSLLILQHSQNYPVFDTDPEKIFKELLDTKFALDKSTILAITDQKGIIQYVNKKFCEVSQYSQEELIGQDHRVVNSGYHSKDFIRNLWRTIAKGRVWTGELRNKGKDGSFYWVDSTIVPFLNEKGKPYQYLAIRFEITERKRVEEELQQTMMKIMDVQEEERRKLSMGLHDGIGQNLYSHLITINRLHAAADHPLIDQLRDEASALIEEVREISWELRPSVLDDLGLVSALRSFFNRYREHYNIHISFDYSLNRRLPGRVETAIYRMIQESITNIRKYAKVDEASVKVTEDDECIQIKVEDHGIGFEKCHARTGVGLVSMEERAKSVNGALRLTTAPGMGTTVELQVPLTQMSTAEML
- a CDS encoding cupin domain-containing protein — protein: MNVKNIHDAKIYDEHRLGKQTLFEAGKSKAILFTFMPGQELPAHGHPHAQAYLLILEGNGICQIDETEHAIRTGDALHCDKTQTIRLENTGDEAMSVYVVLAREPEMER
- a CDS encoding GAF domain-containing protein, producing the protein MPSNKLANLKTDLGCDFVGIALKNQNSVDITWPYAVGYTNDKYVRIKLRYGKGIDGQVMSSCSAMEINHFPDNAHGKVTDYPIMLAEKLVSAFSVPILKDGRPAGVLLAGYRTVHDFHAAEKKKVKQAAFAVSEEVFKHGQPG